A genomic segment from Glycine max cultivar Williams 82 chromosome 1, Glycine_max_v4.0, whole genome shotgun sequence encodes:
- the LOC100796303 gene encoding arginine--tRNA ligase, cytoplasmic isoform X1: MLGLGCLNLNRFSHFPSPPSLPSSRSDLLKVASRRFALSVTKTQQSPVTKPQSTSTAIIEIDNPASVKRQLAQLFDLSLRATVPDEPDVVPLIDACAVKGGVKFGDYQCNNAMGIWSKMKGKQTGFRGPPAIGQAIVNNLPPSEMIDSCSVAGPGFVNVVLSKKWIAESLQRMLIDGINSWAPRLPVKRALIDFSSPNIAKEMHVGHLRSTIIGDTLARMLEFSRVECVIRRNHVGDWGTQFGMLITNLFEKFPNPDDVSEADIGDLQAFYKASKVRFDSDPEFKLRAQQAVVRLQSGEIKYRKAWKQICDVSRAEFDKVYQRLGVQLEERGESFYNPYIPGVLEKLDNLGLIEESDGARVIYVEGVDIPLIAVKRDGGYNYFTTDLASLWYRLNEEKLEWIVYVTDIGQQQHFDMLFKAYRRAGWLPKDENAYPKCTHIGFGLVLGEDGKRFRTRSSEVVRLVDLLDEAKRRCKIAILERDTAKDWSEEEIEKTSEAIGYGAVKYADLKINRLTNYTFNFDQMLNDKGNTAVYLLYAHARICSIIRKSGKDIEEVKRNGKIVLDHEDERALGLHLLQFPEVYEEACTYLLPNFLCEYLYNLAEIFTKKFYANCQVVGSPEETSRLLLCEATVTVMRHCFYLLGIEPVYRL; encoded by the exons atgttaGGGTTAGGATGCTTAAACCTCAATCGATTCTCTCACTTCCCATCCCCTCCCTCTCTACCATCCTCTCGTTCCG ATTTACTTAAGGTTGCGTCTCGTAGATTCGCTTTATCAGTGACTAAAACGCAGCAATCTCCAGTCACTAAGCCACAATCCACCTCCACCGCTATAATT GAAATAGATAACCCGGCCAGTGTCAAAAGGCAATTGGCGCAGCTGTTTGACTTGTCTCTGAGGGCAACTGTGCCCGATGAGCCAGATGTTGTGCCGTTAATTGATGCTTGTGCTGTTAAAGGTGGCGTAAAATTTGGTGATTATCAATG TAATAATGCAATGGGTATATGGTCTAAGATGAAGGGAAAGCAGACAGGATTTAGGGGTCCCCCAGCAATTGGTCAG GCTATCGTTAACAATCTTCCTCCATCTGAAATGATAGATTCGTGCTCTGTAGCTGGTCCTGGATTTGTCAATGTTGTATTGTCAAAGAAGTGGATAGCTGAG AGCTTACAGAGAATGCTAATTGATGGTATCAATTCATGGGCACCTCGACTTCCAGTCAAGAGGGCTTTGATTGATTTTTCCTCACCTAATATAGCAAAGGAAATGCATGTTGGCCACCTGAGATCTACCATTATCGGTGATACATTAGCTCGTATGCTTGAATTTTCACGTGTAGAGTGTGTAATCCGTAGAAATCATGTTGGTGACTGGGGAACACAG TTTGGGATGCTGATTACAAACCTCTTTGAAAAATTTCCAAACCCAGATGATGTTAGTGAAGCAGACATTGGAGATCTTCAG GCATTCTATAAGGCTTCAAAAGTGAGGTTTGATAGTGATCCTGAGTTTAAGTTGAGGGCACAGCAGGCAGTTGTCCGCCTCCAG AGTGGAGAAATCAAGTATCGCAAGGCATGGAAACAAATTTGTGATGTTAGTAGGGCTGAATTTGATAAAGTCTATCAACGCCTTGGAGTTCAATTGGAGGAAAGG GGAGAGAGCTTCTATAATCCATATATTCCTGGGGTTCTGGAGAAACTAGATAATTTAGGACTGATTGAAGAGAGTGATGGCGCGCGTGTGATTTATGTTGAGGGTGTAGACATACCACTTATTGCTGTGAAAAGAGATGGTGGATACAACTATTTTACAACTGATCTAGCATCACTTTG GTATCGTCTAAATGAAGAAAAACTTGAGTGGATTGTATATGTTACAGATATTGGGCAGCAGCAACACTTTGATATGCTATTTAAG GCCTATAGGCGTGCAGGTTGGTTACCAAAGGATGAGAATGCATATCCAAAATGTACTCATATAGGTTTTGGTCTTGTTCTTGGGGAAGATGGAAAACGATTTCGGACTCGCAGCAGTGAGGTTGTTCGATTGGTTGATTTACTTGATGAAGCTAAAAGGCGCTGTAAAATTGCCATTCTTGAACGTG ATACAGCTAAAGATTGGTCTGAGGAGGAGATCGAGAAAACATCCGAGGCAATTGGTTATGGGGCCGTTAA GTATGCTGATTTGAAGATCAACAGATTAACAAATTACACATTCAACTTTGATCAGATGCTTAATGATAAG GGGAATACTGCTGTTTATTTGCTGTATGCACATGCTAGGATCTGTTCCATTATCAGGAAATCTGGTAAAGACATAGAAGAAGTAAAGAGA AACGGGAAAATAGTGTTGGATCATGAAGATGAACGTGCATTGGGGCTTCATTTGCTACAATTTCCTGAG GTTTATGAGGAGGCATGCACCTATTTGTTGCCCAATTTCTTGTGTGAATACCTTTACAATTTGGCAGAaatctttacaaaaaaattttaTGCTAATTGTCAG GTTGTGGGGTCGCCTGAGGAAACTAGTAGACTCTTGCTATGTGAAGCGACGGTGACTGTGATGAGACACTGCTTTTATCTCCTTGGAATTGAACCTGTATACAGGCTATGA
- the LOC100306340 gene encoding uncharacterized protein LOC100306340 yields the protein MNQNAQNFYLGMDVKRIMDGDRVGNTNWVIKEDGVEDSNDSSSIGFNSEDSICSSSSSELAEDASSSTSSNSPTHSNGPLFELSDLMSHLPIKRGLSMFYQGKAQSFTSLARVESIEDLPKKGTPYSKRMKSCKSFGGGLNSQRLLCSPKSTISKKTSRGSFASVLSKRGSFLGGSRYSIAVQQKNF from the exons ATGAATCAGAATGCACAGAATTTTTATCTGGGGATGGATGTGAAGAGAATCATGGATGGTGATAGAGTTGGGAACACTAATTGGGTAATTAAGGAAGATGGTGTAGAAGATAGCAACGATTCATCATCCATTGGATTCAACTCAGAAGATTCTATttgctcttcttcttcatcagaGTTGGCCGAGGACGCTTCATCTTCAACATCTTCTAATTCACCAACACATTCAAATGGACCTTTGTTTGAATTATCAGACCTCATGAGCCACCTCCCTATTAA GAGAGGGTTATCTATGTTCTATCAAGGGAAGGCCCAGTCTTTCACTTCTTTAGCAAGGGTGGAGAGCATAGAAGATCTTCCCAAGAAAGGCACACCTTATAGTAAGAGAATGAAATCATGCAAAAGTTTTGGGGGAGGCTTGAATAGTCAGAGACTATTGTGCAGTCCAAAGTCtacaatatcaaagaaaacttCAAGAGGGTCTTTTGCATCTGTACTAAGCAAAAGAGGAAGTTTCCTAGGAGGGTCTAGATATTCCATtgcagttcaacaaaagaacttttga
- the ARGS gene encoding arginyl-tRNA synthetase (The RefSeq protein has 2 substitutions compared to this genomic sequence) translates to MAYVEVYCPASVKKQLAKEFEESLRITVPDEPDVVPSIDPCAANKAGIKFADYQCNNAMGLFAKMKGKQTGFRGPQAVGQAILNHLPQSEMIESCSVAGPGFVNIVLSKKWIAQRLERLLIDGIDKWAPRLPVKTVLVDFSSPNIAKEMHVGHLRSTIIGDTLARMFEFSRVETLIRRNHLGDWGTQFGMLIAHLFDTYPNPEDFNEAAIGDLQAFYKASKVRFDNDPEFKLRAQQSVVRLQSGEEKYHRAWQQICDISQAEFEKVYQRLGVRLEARGESYYNDLIPQTLERLDNLGLIEEDDGARVIFVEGVNIPIIAVKRDGGYNYSSTDLAALWNRLNVENVEWNIYVTDVGQWQHFDMVFKAFRRAGWLPNHENEFPKCTHIGFGLVLGEDGKRFRTRSSETVRLVELLDEAKRRCKASLLERDAVKDWSEEEIEKTAEAVGYGAVKYADLRINRLTNYTFSFDQMLNDKGNTAVYLQYAHARICSIMRKSGKDMEEIKKNGNIVSNHEDERALGLHLIQFPEVFEESLTNLLPNVLCEYLYNLTEIFTKKFYTNCQVVGSPEETSRLLLCEATVTVMRQCFYLLGIEPVYRL, encoded by the exons ATGGCGTATGTT GAAGTATATTGTCCAGCTAGTGTTAAGAAGCAGTTGGCGAAGGAGTTTGAGGAGTCTCTCCGGATAACCGTGCCTGATGAACCCGATGTTGTGCCTTCTATTGATCCTTGCGCTGCCAACAAAGCTGGTATTAAATTCGCTGATTATCAATG TAATAATGCAATGGGTCTATTTGCTAAGATGAAAGGGAAGCAGACAGGATTCAGGGGTCCCCAGGCAGTTGGACAG GCCATACTTAACCATCTTCCGCAGTCTGAAATGATAGAATCATGCTCTGTAGCTGGTCCTgggtttgtgaatattgtcttGTCGAAGAAGTGGATAGCGCAG AGGTTAGAGAGGTTGCTGATTGATGGTATTGATAAGTGGGCACCTCGACTTCCCGTGAAGACAGTTCTGGTTGATTTTTCCTCACCTAACATAGCAAAGGAAATGCATGTTGGACACCTGAGATCTACCATTATTGGGGACACATTAGCTCGCATGTTTGAATTTTCACGTGTGGAAACTCTTATCCGCAGAAATCATCTTGGTGACTGGGGGACTCAG TTTGGGATGCTAATAGCACACCTCTTTGACACTTATCCAAACCCAGAAGATTTTAATGAAGCAGCTATTGGGGATCTTCAG GCATTCTATAAAGCCTCCAAAGTGAGGTTTGATAATGATCCTGAATTTAAGTTGAGGGCACAACAGTCAGTGGTCCGGCTCCAG AGTGGAGAAGAAAAGTATCACAGGGCATGGCAGCAAATTTGTGATATTAGTCAGGCTGAATTTGAAAAGGTCTATCAACGTCTTGGAGTTCGATTGGAAGCAAGG GGAGAGAGCTACTATAATGATTTAATCCCTCAAACTTTGGAGAGATTGGATAATTTAGGACtgattgaagaagatgatggtGCTCGTGTGATATTTGTTGAGGGTGTAAATATACCAATTATTGCTGTGAAAAGAGATGGTGGCTACAACTATTCTTCAACTGATCTAGCAGCACTTTG GAATCGTCTAAATGTGGAAAATGTTGAGTGGAATATATACGTTACAGATGTTGGGCAGTGGCAACACTTTGATATGGTTTTTAAG GCCTTTAGGCGTGCAGGATGGCTGCCAAATCATGAAAATGAGTTCCCCAAATGTACTCATATTGGTTTTGGTCTTGTTCTTGGGGAAGATGGAAAACGATTTCGGACACGCAGCAGTGAAACTGTTAGATTGGTTGAGTTGCTTGATGAAGCCAAAAGGCGTTGTAAAGCTTCCCTCCTCGAGCGTG ATGCTGTTAAAGATTGGTCTGAGGAAGAGATCGAAAAGACAGCAGAAGCAGTTGGTTACGGGGCTGTTAA GTATGCTGACTTGAGGATCAACAGATTAACGAATTACACATTCAGCTTTGATCAGATGCTTAATGATAAG GGAAATACTGCTGTTTATTTGCAGTATGCGCATGCTAGGATCTGTTCTATTATGAGGAAATCTGGTAAAGATatagaagaaataaagaaa AATGGGAATATAGTGTTGAATCATGAAGATGAACGTGCATTGGGGCTTCATTTGATACAATTTCCTGAG GTTTTTGAGGAGTCGTTGACCAATTTGTTGCCCAATGTGCTGTGTGAATACCTCTATAATTTGACAGAaatctttacaaaaaaattttatactaattgcCAG GTTGTGGGGTCGCCTGAGGAGACTAGTAGACTCTTGCTATGTGAAGCAACAGTGACTGTGATGAGACAATGCTTTTATCTCCTTGGAATTGAACCTGTATACAGGCTATGA
- the ARGS gene encoding arginyl-tRNA synthetase isoform X1: MAYVEVYCPASVKKQLAKEFEESLRITVPDEPDVVPSIDPCAANKAGIKFADYQCNNAMGLFAKMKGKQTGFRGPQAVGQAILNHLPQSEMIESCSVAGPGFVNIVLSKKWIAQRLERLLIDGIDKWAPRLPVKTVLVDFSSPNIAKEMHVGHLRSTIIGDTLARMFEFSRVETLIRRNHLGDWGTQFGMLIAHLFDTYPNPEDFNEAAIGDLQAFYKASKVRFDNDPEFKLRAQQSVVRLQSGEEKYHRAWQQICDISQAEFEKVYQRLGVRLEARGESYYNDLIPQTLERLDNLGLIEEDDGARVIFVEGVNIPIIAVKRDGGYNYSSTDLAALWNRLNVENVEWNIYVTDVGQWQHFDMVFKAFRRAGWLPNHENEFPKCTHIGFGLVLGEDGKRFRTRSSETVRLVELLDEAKRRCKASLLERDAVKDWSEEEIEKTAEAVGYGAVKYADLRINRLTNYTFSFDQMLNDKGNTAVYLQYAHARICSIMRKSGKDIEEIKKNGNIVLNHEDERALGLHLIQFPEVFEESLTNLLPNVLCEYLYNLTEIFTKKFYTNCQVVGSPEETSRLLLCEATVTVMRQCFYLLGIEPVYRL; encoded by the exons ATGGCGTATGTT GAAGTATATTGTCCAGCTAGTGTTAAGAAGCAGTTGGCGAAGGAGTTTGAGGAGTCTCTCCGGATAACCGTGCCTGATGAACCCGATGTTGTGCCTTCTATTGATCCTTGCGCTGCCAACAAAGCTGGTATTAAATTCGCTGATTATCAATG TAATAATGCAATGGGTCTATTTGCTAAGATGAAAGGGAAGCAGACAGGATTCAGGGGTCCCCAGGCAGTTGGACAG GCCATACTTAACCATCTTCCGCAGTCTGAAATGATAGAATCATGCTCTGTAGCTGGTCCTgggtttgtgaatattgtcttGTCGAAGAAGTGGATAGCGCAG AGGTTAGAGAGGTTGCTGATTGATGGTATTGATAAGTGGGCACCTCGACTTCCCGTGAAGACAGTTCTGGTTGATTTTTCCTCACCTAACATAGCAAAGGAAATGCATGTTGGACACCTGAGATCTACCATTATTGGGGACACATTAGCTCGCATGTTTGAATTTTCACGTGTGGAAACTCTTATCCGCAGAAATCATCTTGGTGACTGGGGGACTCAG TTTGGGATGCTAATAGCACACCTCTTTGACACTTATCCAAACCCAGAAGATTTTAATGAAGCAGCTATTGGGGATCTTCAG GCATTCTATAAAGCCTCCAAAGTGAGGTTTGATAATGATCCTGAATTTAAGTTGAGGGCACAACAGTCAGTGGTCCGGCTCCAG AGTGGAGAAGAAAAGTATCACAGGGCATGGCAGCAAATTTGTGATATTAGTCAGGCTGAATTTGAAAAGGTCTATCAACGTCTTGGAGTTCGATTGGAAGCAAGG GGAGAGAGCTACTATAATGATTTAATCCCTCAAACTTTGGAGAGATTGGATAATTTAGGACtgattgaagaagatgatggtGCTCGTGTGATATTTGTTGAGGGTGTAAATATACCAATTATTGCTGTGAAAAGAGATGGTGGCTACAACTATTCTTCAACTGATCTAGCAGCACTTTG GAATCGTCTAAATGTGGAAAATGTTGAGTGGAATATATACGTTACAGATGTTGGGCAGTGGCAACACTTTGATATGGTTTTTAAG GCCTTTAGGCGTGCAGGATGGCTGCCAAATCATGAAAATGAGTTCCCCAAATGTACTCATATTGGTTTTGGTCTTGTTCTTGGGGAAGATGGAAAACGATTTCGGACACGCAGCAGTGAAACTGTTAGATTGGTTGAGTTGCTTGATGAAGCCAAAAGGCGTTGTAAAGCTTCCCTCCTCGAGCGTG ATGCTGTTAAAGATTGGTCTGAGGAAGAGATCGAAAAGACAGCAGAAGCAGTTGGTTACGGGGCTGTTAA GTATGCTGACTTGAGGATCAACAGATTAACGAATTACACATTCAGCTTTGATCAGATGCTTAATGATAAG GGAAATACTGCTGTTTATTTGCAGTATGCGCATGCTAGGATCTGTTCTATTATGAGGAAATCTGGTAAAGATatagaagaaataaagaaa AATGGGAATATAGTGTTGAATCATGAAGATGAACGTGCATTGGGGCTTCATTTGATACAATTTCCTGAG GTTTTTGAGGAGTCGTTGACCAATTTGTTGCCCAATGTGCTGTGTGAATACCTCTATAATTTGACAGAaatctttacaaaaaaattttatactaattgcCAG GTTGTGGGGTCGCCTGAGGAGACTAGTAGACTCTTGCTATGTGAAGCAACAGTGACTGTGATGAGACAATGCTTTTATCTCCTTGGAATTGAACCTGTATACAGGCTATGA
- the LOC100816703 gene encoding programmed cell death protein 4 codes for MKDAGKSHKANGKLSPETRKDRKSATGLSGSPKKGGHGGKFTWIGHGYEQVEMPHGAMDAKDPNFEDPVEIATV; via the coding sequence atgaaggaCGCCGGAAAGAGCCACAAGGCGAACGGAAAGCTGTCGCCGGAGACTCGGAAGGATCGGAAGTCGGCGACGGGGCTGAGCGGATCGCCGAAGAAGGGAGGCCACGGCGGGAAGTTCACGTGGATCGGCCACGGCTACGAGCAAGTTGAGATGCCGCACGGTGCTATGGACGCCAAGGACCCGAACTTCGAGGATCCTGTGGAGATCGCCACCGTGTGA
- the LOC100796303 gene encoding arginine--tRNA ligase, chloroplastic/mitochondrial isoform X2: MGIWSKMKGKQTGFRGPPAIGQAIVNNLPPSEMIDSCSVAGPGFVNVVLSKKWIAESLQRMLIDGINSWAPRLPVKRALIDFSSPNIAKEMHVGHLRSTIIGDTLARMLEFSRVECVIRRNHVGDWGTQFGMLITNLFEKFPNPDDVSEADIGDLQAFYKASKVRFDSDPEFKLRAQQAVVRLQSGEIKYRKAWKQICDVSRAEFDKVYQRLGVQLEERGESFYNPYIPGVLEKLDNLGLIEESDGARVIYVEGVDIPLIAVKRDGGYNYFTTDLASLWYRLNEEKLEWIVYVTDIGQQQHFDMLFKAYRRAGWLPKDENAYPKCTHIGFGLVLGEDGKRFRTRSSEVVRLVDLLDEAKRRCKIAILERDTAKDWSEEEIEKTSEAIGYGAVKYADLKINRLTNYTFNFDQMLNDKGNTAVYLLYAHARICSIIRKSGKDIEEVKRNGKIVLDHEDERALGLHLLQFPEVYEEACTYLLPNFLCEYLYNLAEIFTKKFYANCQVVGSPEETSRLLLCEATVTVMRHCFYLLGIEPVYRL, translated from the exons ATGGGTATATGGTCTAAGATGAAGGGAAAGCAGACAGGATTTAGGGGTCCCCCAGCAATTGGTCAG GCTATCGTTAACAATCTTCCTCCATCTGAAATGATAGATTCGTGCTCTGTAGCTGGTCCTGGATTTGTCAATGTTGTATTGTCAAAGAAGTGGATAGCTGAG AGCTTACAGAGAATGCTAATTGATGGTATCAATTCATGGGCACCTCGACTTCCAGTCAAGAGGGCTTTGATTGATTTTTCCTCACCTAATATAGCAAAGGAAATGCATGTTGGCCACCTGAGATCTACCATTATCGGTGATACATTAGCTCGTATGCTTGAATTTTCACGTGTAGAGTGTGTAATCCGTAGAAATCATGTTGGTGACTGGGGAACACAG TTTGGGATGCTGATTACAAACCTCTTTGAAAAATTTCCAAACCCAGATGATGTTAGTGAAGCAGACATTGGAGATCTTCAG GCATTCTATAAGGCTTCAAAAGTGAGGTTTGATAGTGATCCTGAGTTTAAGTTGAGGGCACAGCAGGCAGTTGTCCGCCTCCAG AGTGGAGAAATCAAGTATCGCAAGGCATGGAAACAAATTTGTGATGTTAGTAGGGCTGAATTTGATAAAGTCTATCAACGCCTTGGAGTTCAATTGGAGGAAAGG GGAGAGAGCTTCTATAATCCATATATTCCTGGGGTTCTGGAGAAACTAGATAATTTAGGACTGATTGAAGAGAGTGATGGCGCGCGTGTGATTTATGTTGAGGGTGTAGACATACCACTTATTGCTGTGAAAAGAGATGGTGGATACAACTATTTTACAACTGATCTAGCATCACTTTG GTATCGTCTAAATGAAGAAAAACTTGAGTGGATTGTATATGTTACAGATATTGGGCAGCAGCAACACTTTGATATGCTATTTAAG GCCTATAGGCGTGCAGGTTGGTTACCAAAGGATGAGAATGCATATCCAAAATGTACTCATATAGGTTTTGGTCTTGTTCTTGGGGAAGATGGAAAACGATTTCGGACTCGCAGCAGTGAGGTTGTTCGATTGGTTGATTTACTTGATGAAGCTAAAAGGCGCTGTAAAATTGCCATTCTTGAACGTG ATACAGCTAAAGATTGGTCTGAGGAGGAGATCGAGAAAACATCCGAGGCAATTGGTTATGGGGCCGTTAA GTATGCTGATTTGAAGATCAACAGATTAACAAATTACACATTCAACTTTGATCAGATGCTTAATGATAAG GGGAATACTGCTGTTTATTTGCTGTATGCACATGCTAGGATCTGTTCCATTATCAGGAAATCTGGTAAAGACATAGAAGAAGTAAAGAGA AACGGGAAAATAGTGTTGGATCATGAAGATGAACGTGCATTGGGGCTTCATTTGCTACAATTTCCTGAG GTTTATGAGGAGGCATGCACCTATTTGTTGCCCAATTTCTTGTGTGAATACCTTTACAATTTGGCAGAaatctttacaaaaaaattttaTGCTAATTGTCAG GTTGTGGGGTCGCCTGAGGAAACTAGTAGACTCTTGCTATGTGAAGCGACGGTGACTGTGATGAGACACTGCTTTTATCTCCTTGGAATTGAACCTGTATACAGGCTATGA